A region of Candidatus Eisenbacteria bacterium DNA encodes the following proteins:
- a CDS encoding helix-turn-helix domain-containing protein translates to MAPEERDYPTLVKEVRNQLGLSQEDLARELGVSFATVNRWENGQAKPSKLAKAQLDAFCAKRIRQGSLKLPQKLQDWRHV, encoded by the coding sequence ATGGCACCCGAAGAAAGAGATTATCCCACGCTGGTGAAGGAGGTTCGCAATCAACTCGGCCTCAGCCAGGAAGACCTTGCACGTGAATTAGGCGTCAGCTTCGCCACTGTAAATCGATGGGAAAACGGCCAAGCTAAGCCATCGAAGCTGGCTAAGGCTCAGCTTGACGCATTCTGCGCCAAGAGGATCAGACAAGGCAGCCTGAAACTGCCTCAAAAGCTTCAAGATTGGAGGCATGTGTAG